A single window of Ovis aries strain OAR_USU_Benz2616 breed Rambouillet chromosome 24, ARS-UI_Ramb_v3.0, whole genome shotgun sequence DNA harbors:
- the ZNF655 gene encoding zinc finger protein 655 isoform X2, with the protein MLENYGNLVSLGFPIFKPGGISQLEQDLQVFDLETKNREVLRDDCSDGETREENKLLIPKQKIPEEVHSYKVRVGRFKKDIAQVPETREVYKPEDRLERLQEILRKFLFLEREFRQITISKKTFASEKNNECNELEKSFSLDSTLDTDQRVLRIQNVDDIDKYNVSLNQNSAGKQEQINLTQDFHSNDYKDSLMELSHLSNCESIPTTEKSYKCDACEKIFHQSSALSRHQRIHTREKPYKCKECEKSFSQSSSLSRHKRIHTREKPYKCEASDKSCEASDKSCNQSSDILQHKRIHTRAKSYKCSSCERVFSRSVHLTQHQRVHREMPCKCTVCGSDFCHTSHQAEHQKVHDEEKSYEYNNCGLTFIKHQGIRPREKPYTCNECGKDFRLNSHLIQHQRIHTEKPHESSESGKAFSQTACLTQHHKVHRKEKSYECNDYEDNFSHSSDLVLQQEVITREKAFDCDAWEKSLSQRAHLVHHQGIHTKEKPYECNERGETFNQVQASFNI; encoded by the exons GATTTCCAATTTTCAAGCCTGGTGGGATCTCCCAGCTGGAACAAGATCTACAAGTCTTTGATCTGGAAACTAAGAATAGAGAAGTCTTAAGAGATGACTGCTCAG ATGGAGAGACCAGAGAAGAGAACAAGCTGTTGATTCCTAAGCAGAAAATTCCAGAAGAAGTACATTCATACAAAGTGAGAGTAGGAAGATTCAAAAAGGATATTGCCCAAGTTCCTGAGACTAGAGAAGTGTATAAGCCTGAGGACAGATTAGAAAGGCTTCAGGAAATCCTAAGAAAATTTCTCTTCCTGGAGAGAGAGTTTAGGCAAATAACAATCAGTAAGAAAACCTTCGCCAGTGAGAAGAACAATGAATGTAATGAACTTGAAAAAAGCTTCAGTCTGGACTCTACTCTTGATACAGATCAGAGAGTTCTTAGAATACAGAATGTTGATGACATTGATAAGTACAATGTGAGCCTCAACCAGAATTCAGCGGGTAAACAGGAACAAATAAATCTAACGCAGGATTTTCATAGTAATGATTATAAGGACAGTTTAATGGAACTCTCCCACCTTAGTAACTGTGAGAGCATTCCTACCACTGAGAAATCTTATAAATGTGATGCATGTGAGAAAATCTTCCATCAGAGCTCAGCCCTTTCTAggcatcagagaattcatactagAGAGAAACCCtacaaatgtaaagaatgtgaaaaatcTTTCAGTCAGAGTTCAAGTCTTAGTCGACATAAAAGAATACACACTAGAGAAAAACCCTATAAATGTGAAGCATCTGATAAATCCTGTGAGGCATCTGACAAATCTTGTAATCAGAGCTCAGACATACTTCAGCATAAGAGGATTCACACTAGAGCAAAATCTTATAAATGTAGCAGTTGCGAAAGGGTCTTCAGTCGTAGTGTACACCTCACtcaacatcagagagttcatagAGAGATGCCTTGTAAGTGTACTGTGTGTGGCAGTGATTTCTGTCACACCTCACACCAAGCTGAACATCAGAAGGTCCATGATGAAGAGAAGTCCTATGAATACAATAACTGTGGATTGACCTTTATTAAACATCAAGGAATTCGTCCCAGAGAAAAGCCCTATACGTGTAATGAATGTGGAAAAGACTTCAGATTGAATTCTCATCTTATTCAGCATCAAAGAATTCACACAGAGAAACCACATGAGTCTAGTGAAAGTGGAAAAGCTTTCAGCCAAACCGCATGCCTTACTCAGCATCACAAAGTGCATAGGAAAGAGAAATCCTATGAGTGTAATGATTATGAGGATAATTTCAGCCATAGCTCAGATCTTGTCCTGCAACAGGAAGTCATCACCAGagaaaaagcctttgattgtgaTGCGTGGGAAAAGAGCCTCAGTCAGAGAGCACACCTTGTCCACCATCAAGGTATTCATACCAAAgagaaaccttatgaatgtaaTGAACGTGGGGAGACATTTAATCAAGTTCAGGCCTCATTCAACATATGA
- the ZNF655 gene encoding zinc finger protein 655 isoform X1 — MEEIPAQEAAESPVVQFQSLETHSEGLSPEPQFVQDTDMEQGLTGGFPIFKPGGISQLEQDLQVFDLETKNREVLRDDCSDGETREENKLLIPKQKIPEEVHSYKVRVGRFKKDIAQVPETREVYKPEDRLERLQEILRKFLFLEREFRQITISKKTFASEKNNECNELEKSFSLDSTLDTDQRVLRIQNVDDIDKYNVSLNQNSAGKQEQINLTQDFHSNDYKDSLMELSHLSNCESIPTTEKSYKCDACEKIFHQSSALSRHQRIHTREKPYKCKECEKSFSQSSSLSRHKRIHTREKPYKCEASDKSCEASDKSCNQSSDILQHKRIHTRAKSYKCSSCERVFSRSVHLTQHQRVHREMPCKCTVCGSDFCHTSHQAEHQKVHDEEKSYEYNNCGLTFIKHQGIRPREKPYTCNECGKDFRLNSHLIQHQRIHTEKPHESSESGKAFSQTACLTQHHKVHRKEKSYECNDYEDNFSHSSDLVLQQEVITREKAFDCDAWEKSLSQRAHLVHHQGIHTKEKPYECNERGETFNQVQASFNI; from the exons GATTTCCAATTTTCAAGCCTGGTGGGATCTCCCAGCTGGAACAAGATCTACAAGTCTTTGATCTGGAAACTAAGAATAGAGAAGTCTTAAGAGATGACTGCTCAG ATGGAGAGACCAGAGAAGAGAACAAGCTGTTGATTCCTAAGCAGAAAATTCCAGAAGAAGTACATTCATACAAAGTGAGAGTAGGAAGATTCAAAAAGGATATTGCCCAAGTTCCTGAGACTAGAGAAGTGTATAAGCCTGAGGACAGATTAGAAAGGCTTCAGGAAATCCTAAGAAAATTTCTCTTCCTGGAGAGAGAGTTTAGGCAAATAACAATCAGTAAGAAAACCTTCGCCAGTGAGAAGAACAATGAATGTAATGAACTTGAAAAAAGCTTCAGTCTGGACTCTACTCTTGATACAGATCAGAGAGTTCTTAGAATACAGAATGTTGATGACATTGATAAGTACAATGTGAGCCTCAACCAGAATTCAGCGGGTAAACAGGAACAAATAAATCTAACGCAGGATTTTCATAGTAATGATTATAAGGACAGTTTAATGGAACTCTCCCACCTTAGTAACTGTGAGAGCATTCCTACCACTGAGAAATCTTATAAATGTGATGCATGTGAGAAAATCTTCCATCAGAGCTCAGCCCTTTCTAggcatcagagaattcatactagAGAGAAACCCtacaaatgtaaagaatgtgaaaaatcTTTCAGTCAGAGTTCAAGTCTTAGTCGACATAAAAGAATACACACTAGAGAAAAACCCTATAAATGTGAAGCATCTGATAAATCCTGTGAGGCATCTGACAAATCTTGTAATCAGAGCTCAGACATACTTCAGCATAAGAGGATTCACACTAGAGCAAAATCTTATAAATGTAGCAGTTGCGAAAGGGTCTTCAGTCGTAGTGTACACCTCACtcaacatcagagagttcatagAGAGATGCCTTGTAAGTGTACTGTGTGTGGCAGTGATTTCTGTCACACCTCACACCAAGCTGAACATCAGAAGGTCCATGATGAAGAGAAGTCCTATGAATACAATAACTGTGGATTGACCTTTATTAAACATCAAGGAATTCGTCCCAGAGAAAAGCCCTATACGTGTAATGAATGTGGAAAAGACTTCAGATTGAATTCTCATCTTATTCAGCATCAAAGAATTCACACAGAGAAACCACATGAGTCTAGTGAAAGTGGAAAAGCTTTCAGCCAAACCGCATGCCTTACTCAGCATCACAAAGTGCATAGGAAAGAGAAATCCTATGAGTGTAATGATTATGAGGATAATTTCAGCCATAGCTCAGATCTTGTCCTGCAACAGGAAGTCATCACCAGagaaaaagcctttgattgtgaTGCGTGGGAAAAGAGCCTCAGTCAGAGAGCACACCTTGTCCACCATCAAGGTATTCATACCAAAgagaaaccttatgaatgtaaTGAACGTGGGGAGACATTTAATCAAGTTCAGGCCTCATTCAACATATGA
- the ZNF655 gene encoding zinc finger protein 655 isoform X3: MTLGFPIFKPGGISQLEQDLQVFDLETKNREVLRDDCSDGETREENKLLIPKQKIPEEVHSYKVRVGRFKKDIAQVPETREVYKPEDRLERLQEILRKFLFLEREFRQITISKKTFASEKNNECNELEKSFSLDSTLDTDQRVLRIQNVDDIDKYNVSLNQNSAGKQEQINLTQDFHSNDYKDSLMELSHLSNCESIPTTEKSYKCDACEKIFHQSSALSRHQRIHTREKPYKCKECEKSFSQSSSLSRHKRIHTREKPYKCEASDKSCEASDKSCNQSSDILQHKRIHTRAKSYKCSSCERVFSRSVHLTQHQRVHREMPCKCTVCGSDFCHTSHQAEHQKVHDEEKSYEYNNCGLTFIKHQGIRPREKPYTCNECGKDFRLNSHLIQHQRIHTEKPHESSESGKAFSQTACLTQHHKVHRKEKSYECNDYEDNFSHSSDLVLQQEVITREKAFDCDAWEKSLSQRAHLVHHQGIHTKEKPYECNERGETFNQVQASFNI, encoded by the exons GATTTCCAATTTTCAAGCCTGGTGGGATCTCCCAGCTGGAACAAGATCTACAAGTCTTTGATCTGGAAACTAAGAATAGAGAAGTCTTAAGAGATGACTGCTCAG ATGGAGAGACCAGAGAAGAGAACAAGCTGTTGATTCCTAAGCAGAAAATTCCAGAAGAAGTACATTCATACAAAGTGAGAGTAGGAAGATTCAAAAAGGATATTGCCCAAGTTCCTGAGACTAGAGAAGTGTATAAGCCTGAGGACAGATTAGAAAGGCTTCAGGAAATCCTAAGAAAATTTCTCTTCCTGGAGAGAGAGTTTAGGCAAATAACAATCAGTAAGAAAACCTTCGCCAGTGAGAAGAACAATGAATGTAATGAACTTGAAAAAAGCTTCAGTCTGGACTCTACTCTTGATACAGATCAGAGAGTTCTTAGAATACAGAATGTTGATGACATTGATAAGTACAATGTGAGCCTCAACCAGAATTCAGCGGGTAAACAGGAACAAATAAATCTAACGCAGGATTTTCATAGTAATGATTATAAGGACAGTTTAATGGAACTCTCCCACCTTAGTAACTGTGAGAGCATTCCTACCACTGAGAAATCTTATAAATGTGATGCATGTGAGAAAATCTTCCATCAGAGCTCAGCCCTTTCTAggcatcagagaattcatactagAGAGAAACCCtacaaatgtaaagaatgtgaaaaatcTTTCAGTCAGAGTTCAAGTCTTAGTCGACATAAAAGAATACACACTAGAGAAAAACCCTATAAATGTGAAGCATCTGATAAATCCTGTGAGGCATCTGACAAATCTTGTAATCAGAGCTCAGACATACTTCAGCATAAGAGGATTCACACTAGAGCAAAATCTTATAAATGTAGCAGTTGCGAAAGGGTCTTCAGTCGTAGTGTACACCTCACtcaacatcagagagttcatagAGAGATGCCTTGTAAGTGTACTGTGTGTGGCAGTGATTTCTGTCACACCTCACACCAAGCTGAACATCAGAAGGTCCATGATGAAGAGAAGTCCTATGAATACAATAACTGTGGATTGACCTTTATTAAACATCAAGGAATTCGTCCCAGAGAAAAGCCCTATACGTGTAATGAATGTGGAAAAGACTTCAGATTGAATTCTCATCTTATTCAGCATCAAAGAATTCACACAGAGAAACCACATGAGTCTAGTGAAAGTGGAAAAGCTTTCAGCCAAACCGCATGCCTTACTCAGCATCACAAAGTGCATAGGAAAGAGAAATCCTATGAGTGTAATGATTATGAGGATAATTTCAGCCATAGCTCAGATCTTGTCCTGCAACAGGAAGTCATCACCAGagaaaaagcctttgattgtgaTGCGTGGGAAAAGAGCCTCAGTCAGAGAGCACACCTTGTCCACCATCAAGGTATTCATACCAAAgagaaaccttatgaatgtaaTGAACGTGGGGAGACATTTAATCAAGTTCAGGCCTCATTCAACATATGA